The proteins below come from a single Zea mays cultivar B73 chromosome 8, Zm-B73-REFERENCE-NAM-5.0, whole genome shotgun sequence genomic window:
- the LOC100280185 gene encoding Kinetochore protein SPC25 homolog-like → MADAAADLRRRMKEQRAAIQRRFIDSRNWAAAASSAFSAALLEARSIANQTVSNRAKLSEQKQHLRKLESDLAQALSVQTSRRSKHNLMTESILKTTATNEQLTHLVTGRRATRDECMNAISIQLKDIESLESESDTNEDKNLEKALIWYNKFLGFQVVGGEGVKFMFNKIDVQSPDKECYFCVKLVEGRYTLVQCVPSVDGAEELVKDLNCNNDLYKFVRVVRDRLQAAIISGNMLSSSFCADLSSITSSSFSASSLDSTSENNINRSQSKNQECPVKGLAKSLAM, encoded by the exons ATGGCGGATGCCGCCGCCGATCTGCGCCGGAGGATGAAGGAGCAGCGCGCCGCCATCCAGCGGCGGTTCATCGACTCCCGGAACtgggccgccgccgcctcctcggcCTTCAGTGCCGCCCTCCTCGAGGCGCGCTCCATCGCCAACCAGACCGTCTCCAACCGAG CAAAACTCAGCGAACAAAAACAACATCTCCGGAAGTTAGAATCAGATCTAGCACAGGCCCTCTCCG TCCAAACAAGCAGAAGGTCAAAACATAATCTCATGACTGAGTCGATTTTAAAAACCACTGCAACAAATGAGCAGCTCACACACTTGGTTACGGGTCGTAGGGCTACAAGAGATGAATGCATGAATGCCATATCAATTCAACTCAAAG ATATTGAATCCCTTGAATCTGAAAGTGACACAAACGAGGATAAGAACTTAGAGAAAGCTCTTATATGGTACAATAAGTTTCTTGGTTTTCAAGTTGTTGGAGGAGAAG GCGTGAAATTTATGTTCAATAAAATTGATGTGCAAAGTCCTGACAAGGAGTGCTATTTTTGCGTAAAGCTTGTTGAAGGAAGATACACAT TAGTACAATGTGTTCCCtctgtggatggcgctgaagAATTGGTGAAGGATCTTAACTGTAATAATGATCTTTACAAATTTGTGAGGGTCGTGAGAGACAGACTCCAGGCTGCTATAATCAGTG GAAATATGTTGTCAAGCTCATTTTGCGCTGACTTATCATCAATAACATCTTCATCATTCTCAGCGTCATCACTGGATTCCACAAGTGAAAACAACATTAATCGAAGTCAGTCAAAGAATCAGGAATGTCCAGTTAAAGGGCTAGCAAAATCACTTGCCATGTAG
- the LOC100382442 gene encoding uncharacterized protein LOC100382442, with amino-acid sequence MGASEQVGHLHLQPPGTATSPKAARSSHTSYGSICGFLAYTAMQWAMALRQTKRSAREKWEVASINAWPLASSTIVPLRFNLLGAQIQLIDWFPPF; translated from the coding sequence ATGGGGGCATCAGAACAGGTTGGGCACCTTCACCTCCAGCCTCCAGGCACTGCTACTTCGCCGAAAGCCGCCCGTTCATCTCACACCTCCTATGGATCGATTTGTGGATTTCTGGCTTACACAGCAATGCAGTGGGCAATGGCACTACGACAGACAAAGAGAAGTGCAAGAGAGAAGTGGGAGGTCGCCTCCATTAATGCCTGGCCTCTTGCGAGTAGCACTATAGTCCCACTACGCTTCAACCTGCTAGGAGCTCAAATACAATTAATCGACTGGTTCCCACCATTTTAA
- the LOC100283872 gene encoding uncharacterized protein LOC100283872, producing MELDGKYSKDQSLKCECLLFDLDDTLYPFNSGIAADIKKNIQDYMVHKLGVDEAISLDLCVLLYKQYGTTMAGLRAVGYQFDYDDYHSFVHGRLSYDKIKPDPVLRNILLSLPIRKLVFTNGDRTHASRALKRLGIEDCFEGVVCFETLNPTSPPPPVPAQELEIFDLMKHLAHPQPAVQLPKSPILCKPSREAMLQALKVASINPQTTILFDDSFRNIEAAKQIGMCTVLVGTSERKKGADHALESLHNMKEALPELWEEAEKDEDVRNSSKAGIETSVIA from the exons ATGGAGCTCGACGGCAAGTACAGCAAGGACCAGAGCCTCAAATGCGAATGCCTCCTCTTCG ACCTCGATGACACACTATACCCGTTCAACTCCGGCATTGCTGCCGACATAAAGAAGAACATCCAAG ACTATATGGTGCACAAGCTCGGCGTTGACGAGGCCATAAGCTTGGACCTATGCGTCCTCCTCTACAAGCAGTACGGAACCACCATGGCTGGCTTGAGG gCTGTTGGGTACCAGTTTGATTACGATGACTACCACAG CTTTGTTCATGGGAGGTTGTCTTATGACAAAATCAAGCCTGATCCTGTGCTTAGGAACATCCTCCTCAGCTTACCCATTCGCAAACTT GTGTTCACAAACGGTGACAGAACACATGCTTCAAGGGCCCTCAAGAGGCTTGGCATTGAGGATTGTTTCGAAGGAGTCGTGTGCTTTGAGACACTGAACCCGAcatctcctcctcctcctgtcCCAGCTCAGGAACTTGAAATCTTTGATCTAATGAAGCATCTGGCTCATCCACAGCCCGCGGTGCAGCTACCAAAATCACCTATCCTATGCAAACCGTCAAGGGAGGCCATGCTGCAGGCTCTCAAGGTCGCCTCCATTAATCCACAGACAACT ATATTGTTCGATGACAGCTTCAGGAACATTGAAGCTGCAAAGCAAATTGGAATGTGTACTGTCCTG GTTGGAACATCTGAGCGGAAAAAGGGTGCTGACCATGCCTTGGAAAGCCTCCACAACATGAAGGAAGCACTGCCGGAGCTGTGGGAGGAAGCTGAGAAGGATGAAGATGTGAGGAATTCGAGCAAAGCCGGAATCGAGACATCTGTGATCGCGTAA